Within Spinacia oleracea cultivar Varoflay chromosome 4, BTI_SOV_V1, whole genome shotgun sequence, the genomic segment tggAACTTAGTCTGGTTAAGACCAAATTTAGgcaagggtctcacgagcccccgagtgataacatttgacttaggGGTCATCACTAGAAATGCCAACAGTTCCCTCACGAGTCATTGAGAATTTACTGACTTGAACCGACTTCTCACAGAGTCGTTGAAGACGTCCAGATGGTGAAATGGAGTTTCTTCGAAAACAAATACTTAACACGATTTTTTTGAGGACGGAATACAGAATATGGAATGACAACGGAATACGAAATACAAAATACAGAAACAGAATACGGAATGACAACTTACGGAATACAGAATATGGATTAAATCGATTTTGAAGCGGAAGCTGCACCTACCACCAAATCACACGCCCATTTAGGGAACAAGTGTAGGAGGTGCATGATCGTGTGATTTGGTGGTGGGTGCAGCTTCCACTTCAAAATCGATTTACAAGTGAGCAATTCTCTTTCCTCGTGCTGTTTGATTCCTTCTATTTACATCCTCCCTTGCAACTTCCGCCGGAGATTTACAGAAAATTCCCATGGATTTGGAGCCAAATTTGAACGAATTTCGGaaaatatattatataaatCACATTATCTAAATTTAGGTGAAGATGCAAAATATGTGATTTGATTGAAAGCCGTGATTTTAGTTGTTGTTGTTATGGACGGCGCGGTGTTGGTGAGGGTGTTGGGGTTTATGGTATGTGGCAAGGTGCAATGCTGGTGTTGGTTGATGTTTTGGGTTGaagagctttttttttttttttaaattttttatggaaGAGTTAGAAGAGAGAAgctagtattttttttaaaataaaaataaaattatgtacATCTCAATAAAGTACAACTACATTAATTAACAAATCATGTTATATTCCATTTCCTTAATTcccgtgtttttagtcaaacggacactatattatgggacgggggggagtatttatttaaatatgtagGGAAAttgtacaaaaaataaaaacaaaaaagatcGTTGGTAAGGCGGTGACAAGTGGCACCGCAAATCTTCTTGTTTTGTAATACTAGCCTAGTTTATACATCGTATTAGACTATGGTGTATTGGTGTTTGACAAACCTTTCTTGATAGGTTATGGGGGtgtttggaaaatggttttttgGTGGCTTTTTCACTATCTTTTAGTTGTTGGCTTTTAATGTTGGTCAACGAGCCAaaaaaaagtgtttggtaaagtgACTTTTGGTTAGCTGAAAAGCCAGCTTATTcgccaaaaatgaaaagctagtcttactagctttttttgtatggcttttggcttttcaaTCTTCAAATTATTTTTCTATCCTTAATTTTTCACTAATTAACAATGAATAatgatattaataaataattagcaattaaaaaattaatatggactaatcaattattaattatgcattagaactattaattattaacaTATTTTTAATTACTACTAATTTTTTAGAGTAGGATGAATTACTACTAATTAAGAACTAATGAATTAGTGATTATTTAAAAtacaactaattaattaattaatttaaattgtaattttaattaatttatttaaatagtagttttaattaatatattttttatttactaattaaatcatttaataatttattaaataattaataggGAGTATTCAGTGATTAACCATGCATtaataatgattaattaataactcatacggagtaattttaattaatactaattaattaatatttaagttaataattctttgaactagaaataattaataattatttttattattaatttattttattactaaTTTTATTAGATTATGtaataatttattaaataattaaattaaatattaattaacttggttaattaatttggttaattaattattaagaaTATAATAAATGGTTAATAGAACATAATAGTGTCCATAAATATCATTTTACATAGTCACAGCCAACCGCCAACAAATGAGTTTACCAAACATCTTTATAAGTCAAACAACCAACCAACTTAAAAGCCATATCCAACCGCCAGTCAAACCAGCCAAGTAAAACAACCGACAGCTAACCGCCAACAGCCAAGTGCCAAGCACCCCCTAAGTGGTTTGAGCTGAATCATCCACACCAACAAATGTTAGCCTGTCTGCCGCCTGAGGAGTTCCTAGAATCATCAACGGATCTTCTAAGGAGCGAGTCGGAGCACACCCCTAATGTTTCTCTCCCAGTTTTTGTTATGAAAGAATACATTGTATAATATTTGGAGCGCTAAACCCCGCCCCATTATTACTCACCCGCCCTATATAGTTACTAAAATACCCTTGATTATATTAGCTTTTTCTCTCCCCCATTTTATCCCCACCTCATTCTTAATCTCTCCATCAAACTTGTTAATAAATTTAGTTAATGTATATTTAGAATTTAATGAATTTGGTtcataaatttaataaaaatccaaaaattaaaaacaataacttaAAGAAATTTAGACTTCTTCGTTTTGAGCTTGGTCCATGGTAGAGGCTTCTGCGTTTTAAGTTCCGTCCACGATAGAAGCTTAAAGCGCAGAAGTCTCTACTATGGACCAAGCTCAAAATGAAGAAGTCCACGTGTTTAAACAAAATAATCGAATTTaattaatgataataataaataataatccggttaataataaataataatagaaATTAATGTGGTTCCCTAAATAATAAAAatctaattaatattttttttgtaaaaaaatgGTACTTCCATAGGCTTTTGCAGTTTGAGCTTGCACCATGGTGAAAGCTCAAATAGAAGAAGTCTCTATCATGGTTGAAGCTCAAACAAAAGAAGTCTCCACCATGTCCACCATGTGGAATCTCAAATTGTAGAAGTTTTCATGTTAAAAAGTTTGTGTTTTAGTATAACAAAACTTACAAAGACTTCCACGATTTGAGCTTCTACCATGGTTGAGACTTCTGTTGTTTGAGCTCATACCATGGTAGGAGCTCAAACAAAAGAAGTCTCTACCACGGTAGAAGCTCCAACTGTGGAAGCCTCAatgttaaaataaaattaaaaattatttcaatttttatttgtgATTTTAATAAGTGTTTTGTAATTTAATGTTGAATTCGAAAAAATGTAATAAtgatttatttgattagtttattaattattgattatatGTTAATTAAAATGAGGTACAAAGTGTAAAAGATGGAAGAAATATAAAAGGGGTAGTTGGGTCATTTAATAGGGCGGTAATATATAGAGGTGAGTAATAAAGAGTTGTGGCATAGTAGTTGTATATTAAAAGACGTCTATAAGAAAGTATACGTGACAAACCAAGTGTGTCTTGGTCTAGTGGAAAGGATTTCACCTTCCAACCAAAAGGTTTGGGGTTCAATCCCCACTAGGGGCACTTTGAGGGAGGGTTCCCTTATCACTCCCTCCACTCTCAAAGTGTCTAGCCTGCTAACCCGGGCGGGTTGACCCGTGCGGGGTTTTGACCCGATAGGGCTATTCATCTTAGCttgcaaataaaataaaataaaaagtatacGTGAAACGTGGCGCTCTGCTTATGGATTGTTCGTTCCATGTAATATCCCCTACCTTGAGTTTAAACAACAAAGCTTTTACCACTAAGAGCATGTTCAGCCCTGTCTTGTCTTAAGACTTACTTCAAATGCCACATCAGATTTCTACtaacttttaataattttttatgtGCTAAGACTTGCTAAAACTTAACTAAATTTATCTCTTCACCACTAAGACTCAATTAAGATTTATCAATACATGTACATGACATCACCCACTTTTAGGATGACATCACCCATGTGAGTGTCCAAGTCTtaaattgagtcttgaaaatcAAGACTCCACTTAAGACTTTGTTAAGACAAAAGGAGATAAATGGGTGAAATTATGGAAGTCTTGTCTTAAGAAAATATTGATGATGTCATCCCAAGTCTTAAGACTTAGGGCTGATCTTGCTCTAAGGTATCACATGTTTCATGTTttaattggaaaaaaaattaataaaaaaatgtaaatGTTATCGCCCGAGCCCGAAAAactagttttaaataaaaaaagggaAGTTGTGGCCTCACTTATACAGATCATTGAAGAACGAACTGTAAATTTCAATCGAACTGGACCAATTACTGCTCTAGCCTTAATTGCTAATCAAGTTGTTAACGTTAGTTTAAATCTTGGATTACTACAAATCCTGTTCTTTAACATCAGCTTCACAAAGTCACGATAATTCATTCATCCCATGTAGTATTTTGTATATCTGTGGATGACATTGACGACTAGCTTAGTTGGTTAAAGTCACGGTACGGGTGGTACCGTGGTACTCATAAGTCATAACCCAAACAATGACAAAGAATGATCAACTTTCTTCCGTTCATCGGCTTTGATCCGGTACACGTTATTTACATCTAGCTTGTTCCTGCACACTAATGCGACTAACATCAAAGTCACACCATTTACACATCAAGTAAACAGCTATTTATAGACTCGATGGTGAAATATATCACCCTATCAGGTTTAAGATCCTAATTCTACCTAGAGCTCATAACTAACTGTATATATAATCAATTACACATGTTACAATGCTTTAAGAGTACTAGATATTTTCCACTTTCTTCGAGAGTGGAAGATTTCTTTGAGAATGGGAGAATAATCGGCCGTAAAATCTCCCAACAGCATATTAACAGGGAGACGAGCATTATATGCACTATTATGGAGAAAATGGGTACTCGTCCTTGATAAGTCATACCTTAGGCGCTTAGTTTGTATGTTTCTTCACACACATCCTTGATCAGTCATACCTTGAGCTACGGTTAGAAAAGCAGCTATGGCAGCTCCATacaccaaaaccctaacaaaaGTGAAGGGCGACACATTAgataaatacttcctccgtttctttttagttgcaacaCTTTGCTTTTCACGCTTGGCAATGCATAACTTGatcaattaatatttttaattattgatAAGTAGAAAttatatataataaaaaattgatattcgaAAAATATACAAGTCACAAGGAATGCCAAAATCATTTCCCAACATTTGGAAATAGAGGGAGTATAATTCAAACatataaatttcaaaaacaataaACATCAGTTTTATAATTAACCATCTATGGAAGTAAAAATCATTTTATGTGCATCATCAGTTTTTTATAATTACCTAATGCCCAACTTCAAGCTTCTAGGTCTTGACAAAATCAAATCCATCCTATCCCAACAATTCTAAAAAGGCTCCAAGTCCAGAATAGGTAAGGGAGGGTCATATTACTCGTATATACAGAGGACACATCTTTACCAATGCAATAACAAAACGGTTGTTTAAAGCACCTTTTCCAACCTTCCTCCGTAAAAGTGGTTCAGGACTAGGGAAAGATACTAAATACAGTTCCCTTCCCCTCCAGGGAGCAAGGAAAGAAGTACATTACCTTCACACATTTCTTTTACCTCATTCATTGCTGATGCTAAACACCATCGACATTCTATAGAAACTGAAGGACAAAAAAAGGGATACTGTACTTGGTAATGCAACTTACTCAGGACTTTCTTTCTCATAACCGAAGTCTGTTGCTGCTTTTAAAGCTCTCTGATATGTCTGTTTCATGGAATCCTGTCAATGTAATAGTACACAGACTTAGCATCCCACAAAGAATTTCAATCACACCGAAACATGCAACATCATATGGAGTATCAAACAGAATTAGTATGCACGATTTTTAATTATACTGAACTACATTAAATTTACCACAACATTTCTCCTTTTTTACCCAATTAATGGAACACATTTAAATTTGCTAGTATtcaataatactccctccgttccttacTGATCGACTTATTGTAGACTCTTGTTTCTATAGAAGTTTGAAAAAGGTGCATGGGCGTAAGAAAAATGTGGATAAAGCAAAAGAGAGAGTGAGTTAAAAGGGGTAAATATTATAGGGAAAGGGAGTAAGATGGTAAAACGTGTTTGCCATAAAGTAGAAGTGAgtagaacattatgaaacaccCCAAAACGGAAAGTTAGAACATTAAGGAAGGGAGGGTTGTATATGAAATTTAACATGTATACAGAATGCAATTTGTTCCACAAACATTACAAAATTAGATTGAATCCAACAGTTAAGAACACCATGGTTTCCAAAGAAAAGCTCTCATTAGAACTGGACAACCAATGATACACTTGTAAAAGCTCTCATTAGAATTGGACAACCAATGATACACTTGTAAACTCTAATATGAGGCTTAAGAGATTTGCTATAGAAATAGGTAGGGAGACTTAGGTATTATCTGGTGATTGTCAAACGGAATCAAGTGTCGTCATGATTTGATCATTTCCTTGCACCAGTTATTCTAATTTTTCTTACACCAAATCCGAATTTACTAGCATAatttaaagttacaaaaattcaaaaaaaaaaaaaaaaaaaaaaacgaaaaaagaaggaaaaatatATGACCTAGTCTCTCACaacaagactttaaccatttGCCAGCTAAAGAACATCAAACTTGGTAAAACTTGATCAAGAGAGGTCCTCTACTGAGTTCTGTTTGGACCACATGATATTATAAAGGTTTATCAAGAGGTATATAGCATATTGTACATTGCTGACCTGTAATTTAGATTCAAAGTCTTCAGGGGTCCATTGCATCAGATTGAACTCGTGATTTAGTTCAAGTTCTCCAGCAGCAACCTGTATGCAACATCATTGTAGTTTAGCAAACAAGAATCACAAGTATCATGGAGACATCTGAAAAATAATGataattcttttgttttatcttTATTTACAACATTAAGTAAAATCTCTAATAAGAGGAGAGGACAAGATATGACGGTTATAAAGAAGTACAAATGcatcaatgtcttcatcaaacTACAACCTTGAGTCCCATTTAACACAAAATATACTCACTCTATCATAGTGACCACATTGTAGCAAGTAAACACGTAGAAGCAATCTTACCCCTCCCGCACCAGCAGCCATGGCTGGTGCAACTACAACATTGGCTTTCCTTAGGACATCAACAGCTTCAGGGGTACAAGGCATGATGGAACCTGACGTATGATCAGATAAATCAATTACAGCACCTTAATACAGATTTAAGTTAGAGATTTGACACAGATATAAGACATACCTTCAACTAGTAGACGACAACCAGAATTGACCAAACTAATGGCATCAGATTGATCTATTTCGTTTTGTGTAGCACAAGGAAATGCAACATCACACCTCTCAGTCCAAGGTTTTGCTTCATCAAAATACTTCGATCGAGCATAAGTTTTAGAATAATCCCTGTTAGTGCCAAAAAAGTGAGATAAATTTCTCAGTCATAGACATAAATAACATTACTAAATCTAAATCTAAATGTATTTACAGTAAACAGAAGCAAGAGCTAGAAAGAATGACCTCAAGCTTCTCTGTTGAGCCTTAATATCTCTAAGGAACTGAATCTTCATGAAGTCAAAGCCATCTTCATCCACCAAATAACCCTTAGAATCTGTAACAAGCGTTTAAGGACAAGAACATGTCATCCAACGTAGTCACATACTAGCATTATTAAATTAATGAGCAAGAAAACTATGATCATTACTGTAACTAGTCTCAGAATAACTATCTAAATTGTCCAGAACCAGTTGGCATTGAACTAAAATAGtaaacccaaaaaggaaaatttgacAGATAATAGAGGATGAACGGAGCAGTAATAGGTGCAGTAACTTCTATATTACACATGTCCACCTGTGCACGTCTTCATGATGgtaaatgaataaataaatcAAGCATCAAAGTCCTTCAatatcctaatcctaatctcgGTAGGCCTAACACCTCTACAAAAATGTGAAACATTTAATATCATGGTAATCTAACCAAACTGGAAATCATAATCATAAAGGCTCAATTGATTTTACAGTACTGAGAAGATAATTCGTAAAACTGTTTAGGAATAAAGAGTAGGAATTGACTAAGTGTTAAGCACATTGCAAATTGACTTAGGAGACAAATCTCACAGAGTCCTTTTACCTGATACTGTGATAGGAACAGCACCATAAGCAAGAAGCTTTTCTATGACATGGAATGCGATTTTTCCAGAGCCACTTACCGCGCACCTGGAGAAGTAGAGAAGAATCAAGATCAGTCCATGTCTACAGTTCTCAAAATAATCATTCAAAATTGATGTGAGTATCACCATGACACCACCCCACCCCCTTTCCTAGTTCTCTATTTTTCTCTTTACcgcatactccctccgtccagaATTGCCTGCAGCATTTCTATAAATGGCATGGACCCacaatttttattatttctcaCTTCCCATTGGACCTCTTTACTTTCtggtttataaaaaaaaacattaataaaaggagaaccccccccccccctcccccccccgGGGCTACAAACTACAATTAAAGAATACCCTTTAACTACAATATACAAAAATACTCACtataagtactccctccgtcccggaatactcgtaacgttttgactggacacgcttgtcaatgtaCAACTTTGAGCACCGATGtgtttaactacatattataaaaacttataaaatattaatattttgaaaatatatattaagatgaagccaacaatatattatatactaacatttgtttttcatatacttgaaataaaatatggtcaaagtgaattatgtgaatagtgcaaaaagtcaaaacgttgcgagtattccgggacagagggagtataacacaataaaataagaaGTCAGAATTTATTTGCCCAAAACTTTGTGTCAGTCAAATCATTGCGAGCAActcgggatggagggagtattgaaATAGAATCtcgcaagaaaaaaaaaagaaaaaggaacagGCCTCCACATGACCCAAATCTAAACGCAGCCTTAAAATGTTATACTTGTACAACTTTAAGCAAAACAGATACAATCTCATTTCAAAAATCCAAATATCAAATTCAACACCTTAGTCCCTTCAATTCTCTGTTTGAATCTCCTAGAATGAGGTGGGCAAAGAAAACCTGCAAATGTAAGAACATTTGTCAATTTCAAACTCCACTGAATGTAAATGTGCGAAGTTGATTTAAAACAACTCTTAAAACTAGAAAAATGGAGATAAGTTGATGCAGAAAATATGCAACCAGTCCAGCAAATGCGACAAAGATGACTAAATAAACTCCCACGGAAAATACTGTGTAGAATGCAAAGCATAATAAGACATAGATGACATTACCAGCCCATATCCAGTAGCTTCTGTTCGTAGGCTAGAGCCAGACCAGAAAACTCGAGATCCTGTAAAACTTCCCTGCGGAAGAAAGCAATTGTAAAAGACAAATAGGTGAGTTACTTGCCTCTGCCACAATAATTTGTAGACATTACTTCAGCAGATGACATAGACTAAAAAGAAAGACAATTAAGTTGTTTACATTGATTATCTTGAAAGTATAAAAAGACCCCATGACCAATTTCCATGGCTGAAAATGCCGCAAATTTTTAGAGTCTTAGCTAAAGAAAATTGAACCTTTGTCAAGGGATACATGTAGCGCATGCAAAATTTGTAGTTACTAATCAATTGAACCTTTGTCAAGGGATACATGTAATGCATGCGAAATTTGTAGTTACTAATCAATAACCTTAACACGTACTGATTAATGTCCTGGGCAGTAAATTACTAATGCACTTGCAGACAAGTCTCAGGACTGTCTCCGAGTAGACCTACATGCATATATGATCAAGATGGCAGAATATGCAAACAAGGATAAGTTCCATATTAATCTATACTCCTTTCTACCACCGGAGACTTCTTATATTCTATCATCAACGAAAATTATACATCTTTACTCACAGCATGCTGCTCTTGGCTAACAAGAAACCAGGAAAACTCAGAAAAGCCTAAGGAAAACTAGAAATATGTTCCTATGCTCTCTCTTATAGTTGAAGGTCTCTTATCTACGTTTTTGTCATTTCATTAttattaccccattgcctcaaagaggctcccgcaagaagcggggtagggGGGGGGGGTCGGTTGTATGCAACCTAACCCCTGCAATTGCATAGAGGTTGTtttcaattgacccaaaagcgataacgggacaacaacgagacgaccatcttctacttcatgaaaaggaagcgaagaggttttaagagccattttgatttagtctattacatcccacaaccaaaagaacaaatgaatcttttgctccatcttctacttcatctACATTTTTGTCATATACATATAATTCAATTTGTTCACTTTGTTCACTTTTTATCACAGAATACTTCAAGAAGGTAAGTAGTAATCATGATCACCGAAATATATCTCAATCACACAAAGACCGTGGTTATATATAGAATCTTAGGAACCAGTTTAAGCTCTTTACCAAATAAATAAGCTCGACGTGGCTAAAATATtgtataaagaaaaaaaatacaaaaagatAGATGACATAGGTAACGTGTAGAAAGCAGTGGGAAGATGCCACCGTTTCTCCCTACAAAAAATGCTATTATTTACCCTAGTTAACTTCCTTACCTGAAAGTGACCAGCAAGGCGTCTATACTGCCCAAAAAGATAACCCATCTCCCGAGCACCAACACCCATTTCTTCAGAAGGAAGATCCTGTTTTACACGAAGATTACCCAGACAACATTACAAAGTAACAATTGTAATAAAATGATAACACAATTCATCAAACAATGAACAGAAGGCTTTCCAGATTACCTGATCAGGCCCTAAATACCGATACAGCTCATTAATAAAGCTTTGACAAAAGCGCATTATCTGTAGACACAAGTCAATACTGGAATGAATTCTTGCATCCAAAGTGAAGCAAAAAAGAAGATACATAGGGCGAGAAAGAAAAGCAAAAAATAAGAAGAGAGATTGAGAAACTAGAGCATAAGGAGGTGAACAAAAATACCTCATTATCACTTTTCCCTTTTGGATCAAAATCACTTCCACCTGCCGCCCCTCCCAGTTTGTATGGTGATAAAGCATTCTTTAGAGTCTGCTATATGAAAAGCTGTTAACTTGCATCACCACGTAAATTTAGAAACTTCGCTAATCTCCAGTTAATTTTCTCTCTTAGGCAAGCAAGGACAGGAAGAGAGGTACAAATTGGTGCCTACTTTCAATCTTCTAAATGAACACACTATCCTACAAAATACATTACCTTAGACTCTTAGTACACCTTTCTTAAGTAGAATATAGGACAAGCAGAAGCACAGCTCAATCTGTAGGACAATGTCGggtaaaatgaaaaatatacttcgtactaCATTTATTAGCATGAATGCACATATTTACTTTGTGACAGATTGTTATAAGATAATAGCTACACATTTGTATAAAGaaaaacattaagcataaaaCATAGAAACATCTTCAGAACATTGAATGTAACAACAtacagaaaaataaaatacagaaTTGAAGAGAGTGCAAGTAATAGAAGATTTCTTGTCTTCTCACTAATCCTCATTTAGACAATGTGAAGTGGCAGGAAGGGGAAATTTTCATTAGGATAAATTATACCTGCTCAAAAGCAAGAAACTTGGCAATACTTAAGTTCATCGAAGGATGAAAACGAATTCCTCCCCTGCATGGACCTAACGCCTGATTAAATTGCACCCGAAATCCTCGATTAACATGTGTCTCACCCCGGTCATCAACCCATGGAACTCGGAAAATAATTGTACGTTCAGGTTCAAGCAGACGTTCCATTATATTAACATAACTGAAATAAAAATTAGCACAAGTTGGCTGCCAATTCAGGATAATAAACTGTCTTTGTAATCATAACATAACATATAATTATTGGAGTGACTAACTTACTGAGAATTTTTTCCAATCACTCTTTCAATCGAAT encodes:
- the LOC110799308 gene encoding uncharacterized protein isoform X1, with the protein product MLLPVSGLGMNSTMDDMNLIQQRHHLVVRELGVGDEIDLEIGPGDDDPSFASASLISAPREPSVDDQDETKQIQMMPSLQDENQDLSKGQPLKKKKKVVKRWREEWADTYKWAYVDVKDGTARIFCSVCREYGRKHRRNPYGNEGSRNMQMSALEEHNNSLLHKEAVRLQMASKDKIVVDKPMYVKALMSKTAGSIVEAALIRDPHELEFIQSVQEAVHSIERVIGKNSHYVNIMERLLEPERTIIFRVPWVDDRGETHVNRGFRVQFNQALGPCRGGIRFHPSMNLSIAKFLAFEQTLKNALSPYKLGGAAGGSDFDPKGKSDNEIMRFCQSFINELYRYLGPDQDLPSEEMGVGAREMGYLFGQYRRLAGHFQGSFTGSRVFWSGSSLRTEATGYGLVFFAHLILGDSNRELKGLRCAVSGSGKIAFHVIEKLLAYGAVPITVSDSKGYLVDEDGFDFMKIQFLRDIKAQQRSLRDYSKTYARSKYFDEAKPWTERCDVAFPCATQNEIDQSDAISLVNSGCRLLVEGSIMPCTPEAVDVLRKANVVVAPAMAAGAGGVAAGELELNHEFNLMQWTPEDFESKLQDSMKQTYQRALKAATDFGYEKESPEVLVYGAAIAAFLTVAQGMTDQGCV
- the LOC110799308 gene encoding uncharacterized protein isoform X2, with the translated sequence MLLPVSGLGMNSTMDDMNLIQQRHHLVVRELGVGDEIDLEIGPGDDDPSFASASLISAPREPSVDDQDETKQIQMMPSLQDENQDLSKGQPLKKKKKVVKRWREEWADTYKWAYVDVKDGTARIFCSVCREYGRKHRRNPYGNEGSRNMQMSALEEHNNSLLHKEAVRLQMASKDKIVVDKPMYVKAGSIVEAALIRDPHELEFIQSVQEAVHSIERVIGKNSHYVNIMERLLEPERTIIFRVPWVDDRGETHVNRGFRVQFNQALGPCRGGIRFHPSMNLSIAKFLAFEQTLKNALSPYKLGGAAGGSDFDPKGKSDNEIMRFCQSFINELYRYLGPDQDLPSEEMGVGAREMGYLFGQYRRLAGHFQGSFTGSRVFWSGSSLRTEATGYGLVFFAHLILGDSNRELKGLRCAVSGSGKIAFHVIEKLLAYGAVPITVSDSKGYLVDEDGFDFMKIQFLRDIKAQQRSLRDYSKTYARSKYFDEAKPWTERCDVAFPCATQNEIDQSDAISLVNSGCRLLVEGSIMPCTPEAVDVLRKANVVVAPAMAAGAGGVAAGELELNHEFNLMQWTPEDFESKLQDSMKQTYQRALKAATDFGYEKESPEVLVYGAAIAAFLTVAQGMTDQGCV